Below is a window of Brassica napus cultivar Da-Ae chromosome A5, Da-Ae, whole genome shotgun sequence DNA.
GCGAGGAAATATCAGCCAGCGAGAGTCATTTTTCTGCACCACACCAAGATTCATGACTTGCCTGAAGATCAATCTTCCCATATCAACTCGGATTCCTCGAGCCATCTTGTAGATCAACCGTGCTCGATCAACAGAGACATGTGTTTTGTGTGTAGACGGGATCCAGTTGTAGGCAGCAATGATCATGAGTGCACCGTAGCAAGGAGACAAGTCAGTAGTGGTCAGATTGTCCCATTCCTTTCGAGTTCcttcagtgagaaactcagCCAACTCAGACTTTGAGATGCTATCAAGAGTGGTCTCTTCTTCTACCTCATCTTCATCCAGAGGTTCAACATGCAGAGCCTCGTTGATCATCGTTGGTGAGAACTCATACGTGTGACCACGCACCTGCACTGCTATCTCCTCTGCATCTGCTTCAACCTTTGTGTCAGGAAGACTGGCGTAGAACTCAGCAACAACTTTTTCCACATAGTTTCCCAGTGCTGAGACGGTAGTTCCCATAGAACCTTTTGCGATGACCTCAACATAGCCCCACTGATCCTTCTCAGTCATATCCACTGATCTTTCGGCTATGAGGTTCCTACGCATAAACTGCTGAACCCTCTCGGTGATTGGTGATACTTCAACCGCAGCACTTCTCTCCGATGCTTTCCTGGATCGAACACGGCTTGAAACCGAGGTATTCTGAGCCAGGACTGTAGGACTCAACTCATCAGTCGATGGTGCCTTAGATGTGGACTTAGAGGCGCCTGATTTACTCGTCTTGCGTCGCTTTGAAGATCCTAATCTCAACTTCTTCATCACCCGCTTCTTCCTGCTTCGTTTCTCAGAGATTTCTTCAGCCGATGACCCGAGATAAACTACATCCTCTGTCTCTGCTTCAGATTGATCCTGACTTTGTTCTCCTGCCTTGTCACCAGACTCAATCTTTTCATCAGGGCAAAGAAGCAACAGAGGGTCAGATACCTGATTTGGATTTTCAGATCTGGGTGGTTCAGACGGTGTAGCGTCGAGTGGGGCAGATGGAGACTTAGGCGGTGTTGGGTCAGTCGATGTCGTAGCATCTTGGGTAATCGGACCTTTTTCTTGGACAGAGGAGACTTGCTGTTCTCCGCTTTCGTCAGACAGAGCCTTCTCCCGTGCAGTATTGAACTCGTCTAGTTCCTCCGTGACCTCTGGGAGCAGGTTCGTTGTTGGTAACTCGTTTCTCGGAGGAGTTGCTTCAGATCCTTCATCAGCGAGATGGGGTCTGGGTGATTCATCCTCTGCATGTGACGAAGAAGCAATCGCGACATCACGTTTAGCCATCTGCTTCGTTCTCACCATAGATGTCGAGAAATCGCCTTTTTGATTGAGAGCAAAAGAGACGGTAAAAAGATGTTCTTGATTTTGAACAGTAACCGTTTAGGGTTTCTGATTCACAACTTCCCTTAAGAGGGAAACTCAATCAACCTTTCCAAAATTTTAACTCCGTTCCTTCCTTGTTAGCCTTTTTCCTTATTTGCCCTATGCTTTCAAAATCTCTCATCCAAACCCAAAGTCATTCAAGTATCATTGTGAATTAATCATGTATCACAAGACTTTCAGGACAGTACTCAAACACGAGTTAACAAACTCTCAATTGGCCAATCCTGATctcaaacaaaatttttttgtaCCTTTTAGGATGAGTATCGCAAGACTTGGCTCAGCACTTGATTCAGGTTGCACGTATCACTCTTTGAAGATTTTATGATCTGGTGCACCTGATTATCCTCTTATGTCTAGCTTTCACATTGTCCTGCCTTTATTAATTATGTGGGTTTTCAACCTTTATCCGCGTGCTGTGAAATCCATATTGTCACccttgtttccttttttttttcttttccttttttttttctttttgagcaTCTTTCTGAAACATAACTGGCTCTTTTTAAGATTAGGGAAGGGTCACAGATTGATGTGAAACATGTACCTCACATATTGACGGCACAGCAAGCAGCTCTTTTCCACAGCGTTTCTCAGGTCCAAACATAATCTGAATTATACGTACATCCTGAGCAAGTACCTGCACTAACATCTGCACAACTTGACTCAATGGTCAAGCTTACACACTCTAATTGCATTTCTCAGAGTAATAAAACGAGTGTATTCAAGAGATTTAGTAAATATATCAGCCAATTGAGAATCAGTAACTACATGATCGATGACTACCTGATTGTCTTCAACTAATTCTCTGATGAAATGATGCATGAtgtcaatgtgctttgttcgcGAATGCTGAACTGGATTCTTTGAAATATCGATTGCACTTTTATTGTCACAGTAGACAAGAAGAGGACCAGAGTGCATTCCGTAATCAGCTGACATTTGTTTCATCCAGATCAGTTGTGAACAACAACTTCCCATAGCGATATACTCTGCTTCTGCTGTAGAAAGTGATATAGAGTTCTGCTTCTTACTCAGCCATGAAATGAGATTGTTTCCAAGAAAGAAACATCCTCCACTTGTGCTTTTCCTGTCATCAGCACATCCTGCCCAGtctgcatcacaatagcccaccaagTTCTCATTCGAGTTTCTTGAGTAGTACACTCCAAGGTTCTTTGTTCCTTTGACATACTTGATGATTCTCTTCACAGCATTTAGGTGAGACACCTTTGGTTTAGCTTGATATCTCGCACAGACCCCAACACTGAACGATAGATCCGGTCTACTAGCAGTGAGATATAGTAAGCTCCCAATCATTCCTCGATAAAGCTCTGTGTCAACATCCTCTCCTGCTTCATCGCGTGCAAGTTTCAAGGTGGCACTCATAGGTGTTTTGGAGATCTTGCTGTCCATAAGTCCGAATCATTTCACCAGACTTTGTGCATATGCGGTTTGAGATATAAATACTCCTTTTTTTTCTGATTGATCAATCTGTAGCCCTAAGAAGTACTTCAGCTCAGCACACatactcatctcaaattcttgTGTCATGTTCTTCACAAACTCGTCTACCATTGATTGAGATGTGCCTCCAAAGAttatgtcatccacatagattTGAACAACAATTATGTCCATCTGTTTTTCCATGAAGAACAAGGTCTTGTCCACACTTCCTCTGACGTAACCACTGTTCACAAGAAATCCAGTAAGTCTCTCATACCAAGCCCGAGGTGCCTGCTTCAATCCATACAAAGCTTTCTTCAGTCGGTACACATGATTGTGATGGATTGGATCCTCAAATCCTTTTGGTTGTTCTACATACACTTCTTCTTGCAGTATTCCATTTAAGAAGGcactcttcacatccatttgatAAACTTTGAAGTTTAGAATACATGCCATCCCCAGAAATAACCGTATGGATTCCAATCTTGCAACTGGAGCAAAGGTCTCTTCAAAATCAACTCCTTCGATTTGTGAGTAACCTTGTGCTACAAGTCGTGCCTTGTTGCGAACCACTTCTCCATGTTcatctgttttgtttttgaagaTCCACTTGGTTCCAACAATGTTGACTCCATCAGGTCAAGCCACCAATTCCCATACATCATTGCGTGTGAATTGTTCCAACTCTTCCTCCATGGAAACAATCCAATACTCATTTCGAAGTGCTTCAGTATGTGTCTTAGGTTCGACAACAGAGACAAAACATGCAAACTGGACCATGTCTCTGAAGTTGATCACTTTTCCACGAGTTTTGCGACCTTCCTCAACTCCTCTAATGACATCTGACACTGAATGATTCCGATGAACTTGCTGAATGACTTGTTGATGAACTGAAACTTCTGGCTCAATCACAGCCCCTTCTGTCTCGCTCTCTTCAGGTGCTTTGTCACTGACCCggtttttctctttttcagtATCTTCGTCTGACTCCCACTGCTCCCAAGTTACAGATGTCATGTCATCAAACACCACATTCACGGATTCCACGATGACTGCAGATCTCTTGTTGTAGACTCGGTAAGCTGTGCTAGTTCCTGAATAACCCAGAAAGATTCCCTCATCACTTCTGGA
It encodes the following:
- the LOC125608567 gene encoding uncharacterized protein LOC125608567; translated protein: MVRTKQMAKRDVAIASSSHAEDESPRPHLADEGSEATPPRNELPTTNLLPEVTEELDEFNTAREKALSDESGEQQVSSVQEKGPITQDATTSTDPTPPKSPSAPLDATPSEPPRSENPNQVSDPLLLLCPDEKIESGDKAGEQSQDQSEAETEDVVYLGSSAEEISEKRSRKKRVMKKLRLGSSKRRKTSKSGASKSTSKAPSTDELSPTVLAQNTSVSSRVRSRKASERSAAVEVSPITERVQQFMRRNLIAERSVDMTEKDQWGYVEVIAKGSMGTTVSALGNYVEKVVAEFYASLPDTKVEADAEEIAVQVRGHTYEFSPTMINEALHVEPLDEDEVEEETTLDSISKSELAEFLTEGTRKEWDNLTTTDLSPCYGALMIIAAYNWIPSTHKTHVSVDRARLIYKMARGIRVDMGRLIFRQVMNLGVVQKNDSRWLIFPRLIMSVLQKQHRRLAKAKGKAKKGGDGKLSSRSARVSHPPPSSSSAPTPSTTTGPRRFSVHDLGSVSIPQGVLTQDDLHKVLQKTTRALQALIDIIQDLSHSVAGGEDKD